From one Halothece sp. PCC 7418 genomic stretch:
- a CDS encoding RNA-guided endonuclease TnpB family protein, whose translation MLTLTYEYKLQPKRQQIEMIEHTLDVCRSVWNFALRERKDWHNSRKSPVNACSIQREYIISADESYPNYHKQAKALTEAKKTDERLKSVNAQVLQQVLRTLDRAFADMKEKGLGFPRFKNRYRLRSYVYPQLGKEVIKGSCIKLPQLGWIRFRKSRDIPEGFKIKQARVVRKASGYFVMLSLQLDVDVPQPFPHGHPRGLDLGFDKFVATSDGLEVKRPRFLKSLQRKLRSLQRRLKNKQKGSNNRHKLNRKIARVHQRISDTRKDWHFKLAHHLCDGAGMIFVEDINFRTWQRGMLSKHAADAGFGQFVNILQWVCWKRDVYFAKVDKDGTSQECSQCGTETGKKTLEIRVHNCPECGYIGARDVVSGEVIRNRGLSDLGQWLDVKQNACGDDLAGALPSQESGKQESLVARLGISRHSA comes from the coding sequence ATGCTTACCCTAACTTACGAGTACAAGTTACAACCAAAGCGACAGCAGATTGAAATGATCGAGCATACGCTTGATGTCTGTCGTTCGGTTTGGAACTTTGCGCTCAGAGAAAGAAAGGATTGGCATAATTCTCGCAAGTCACCTGTTAATGCCTGTTCCATCCAACGAGAGTACATTATTTCTGCCGATGAATCTTACCCCAACTACCATAAACAGGCAAAGGCTTTAACCGAAGCAAAGAAAACTGATGAACGCCTTAAGTCCGTTAACGCTCAAGTCCTTCAGCAAGTTCTGAGGACTCTTGACCGAGCGTTCGCTGATATGAAGGAGAAGGGACTAGGGTTTCCTCGGTTTAAGAATCGGTATCGTCTGCGGTCTTATGTTTATCCACAGCTAGGTAAAGAGGTAATCAAAGGGAGTTGTATTAAGTTGCCTCAATTAGGGTGGATTAGGTTCAGAAAGTCAAGAGACATTCCAGAGGGATTTAAGATTAAGCAAGCCAGAGTTGTCCGCAAGGCTTCTGGCTACTTCGTGATGCTTTCCCTCCAGTTAGATGTGGATGTTCCTCAACCTTTTCCTCATGGACATCCAAGAGGGTTAGACCTCGGGTTTGACAAGTTTGTCGCTACTTCCGATGGTTTAGAAGTTAAACGACCTCGGTTCTTAAAGTCTCTACAAAGGAAGCTGCGATCGCTCCAACGTAGGCTAAAGAACAAACAAAAAGGGTCGAATAACCGACATAAGCTAAATCGGAAAATAGCAAGAGTGCATCAACGCATCTCTGACACTCGTAAGGATTGGCACTTTAAGTTGGCGCACCACTTGTGCGACGGTGCTGGAATGATTTTTGTCGAAGACATTAACTTCCGCACTTGGCAAAGAGGAATGTTGTCTAAACACGCTGCGGATGCTGGGTTCGGTCAGTTTGTTAACATCCTCCAGTGGGTTTGTTGGAAGAGAGATGTTTACTTTGCCAAGGTGGACAAAGATGGGACATCTCAAGAGTGTAGCCAGTGTGGGACAGAGACTGGTAAGAAGACTCTTGAGATTAGAGTCCATAACTGTCCTGAATGTGGCTACATCGGAGCAAGAGATGTAGTGAGTGGTGAAGTAATCAGAAATCGGGGATTGTCTGACCTCGGGCAGTGGTTGGACGTTAAACAAAATGCCTGTGGAGACGATCTGGCGGGGGCGTTGCCTAGCCAAGAGTCTGGGAAACAGGAAAGCCTAGTCGCGAGGCTGGGAATCTCCCGTCATAGCGCGTAG
- the murQ gene encoding N-acetylmuramic acid 6-phosphate etherase, with amino-acid sequence MHSSRGHLLTEQNNPNSVHLDQLSSVEIVELFNREDAQTLRAIHQAREQLAQAIDLTSEALKRGGRLFYVGAGTSGRLGVLDAAECPPTFCTPPELVQGIIAGGKDALVKSSEGLEDRKADGESAIAQHQINSEDVVVGITAGGTTPYVHGALQAAQARGATTIFLACIPQNDLSVKVDVDIRLLVGAEVLAGSTRLKAGTATKMALNILSTGAMVKLGKVYGNRMVDVAVTNEKLRDRALRILQDLTPLSREESALLLEKSGNRVKTALLMQWEGLTREEAEKRQI; translated from the coding sequence ATGCACTCCTCTCGCGGTCATCTCTTAACGGAACAAAATAATCCCAATAGTGTCCACCTCGACCAACTCTCCAGCGTGGAAATTGTCGAACTGTTCAATCGGGAAGATGCACAAACCCTCAGGGCAATTCATCAGGCGCGGGAACAACTCGCCCAAGCGATTGATCTCACCAGTGAAGCCCTGAAAAGGGGAGGACGTTTGTTTTATGTCGGTGCCGGAACCAGTGGGCGTTTAGGGGTGTTGGATGCAGCAGAATGTCCCCCCACCTTCTGTACTCCACCAGAATTGGTACAGGGGATTATTGCGGGGGGAAAAGATGCTTTGGTGAAAAGTTCTGAAGGCTTGGAAGATCGCAAAGCAGATGGAGAAAGCGCGATCGCGCAGCATCAGATTAACAGCGAAGATGTCGTCGTTGGAATCACCGCAGGCGGAACCACTCCTTATGTTCACGGTGCGTTACAGGCAGCCCAAGCCCGAGGAGCAACCACCATTTTCCTTGCTTGCATACCACAAAATGACTTATCTGTCAAGGTTGATGTGGATATTCGGCTGTTGGTGGGGGCGGAAGTTTTAGCGGGATCAACTCGTTTGAAGGCGGGAACGGCGACGAAAATGGCGTTGAATATTCTCTCCACGGGGGCGATGGTCAAACTGGGGAAAGTTTATGGGAATCGGATGGTGGATGTTGCCGTTACCAATGAAAAATTGCGCGATCGCGCCTTGCGGATTCTTCAGGACTTGACCCCCCTGTCGCGGGAAGAATCCGCCCTCCTGCTCGAAAAAAGCGGTAATCGGGTAAAAACTGCACTCTTGATGCAGTGGGAAGGCTTAACCCGAGAAGAAGCAGAAAAACGCCAAATCTAG
- a CDS encoding DUF3110 domain-containing protein, with amino-acid sequence MRVYVLLFNTGSENQGIHSLKMGDRDIVLMFESEDDATRFALMLEAQDFPEPSVEEIDAEEIEAFCEEAGYEAQHIPEGKLITPPDSKVEQMDWSLEDKTSTPESPSGDNLDDVRRRLENLL; translated from the coding sequence ATGCGTGTCTATGTACTATTATTCAATACCGGAAGTGAAAACCAAGGCATCCACTCGCTAAAAATGGGCGATCGCGATATTGTCTTAATGTTTGAGTCAGAAGACGATGCCACCCGCTTTGCCCTGATGCTAGAAGCGCAAGATTTTCCTGAACCCAGTGTAGAAGAAATTGATGCTGAAGAAATTGAAGCCTTTTGCGAGGAAGCAGGCTACGAAGCACAACATATTCCTGAAGGAAAACTGATTACGCCTCCTGATAGCAAGGTGGAGCAAATGGACTGGAGTTTGGAAGATAAAACCAGTACACCAGAATCCCCAAGTGGTGATAATCTGGATGATGTTCGCCGTCGCTTAGAAAATTTACTTTAA
- a CDS encoding DUF3082 domain-containing protein, with product MTQSTSHAITFRNAVLGAVIAGGLSYPLYRLTQAIIARYAEQPLPDSNQTAATIAVAVRTLVMGIGVLATAVFILVAVGLLLLAIQSGIQWLQENQSS from the coding sequence ATGACACAATCCACCTCTCACGCCATTACCTTTAGAAATGCTGTCTTGGGCGCAGTCATTGCAGGGGGCTTAAGTTATCCTCTATATCGCCTCACACAAGCGATTATTGCCCGTTATGCGGAACAACCGCTTCCCGATAGTAATCAAACTGCAGCAACGATCGCGGTTGCGGTCCGAACTTTAGTCATGGGAATTGGGGTTTTAGCCACTGCCGTTTTTATTCTTGTTGCCGTGGGGTTATTGCTGCTGGCGATCCAAAGCGGAATCCAATGGCTGCAAGAGAACCAATCTTCTTAA
- a CDS encoding LL-diaminopimelate aminotransferase, whose translation MKFSQRLDNIPPYLFAEINRKRQKLLAQGIDLINLGVGDPDQPTLQPILQAMHQAIDDPSTHNYPPYQGTMAFREAVAAFMARRYGVTDLNPETEILSSIGSKEAIHNTFLAFVDSGDYTLIPDPGYPVYQTATLFADGQPYPMPLRPENDFLPDLKQIPIEIAQKAKLLWINYPNNPTGALASLDFFAEVVAFCRQHDILLCHDHAYAEMAYDGYLPPSVLQVPEAKECAIEFHSASKSYNMTGWRVGFVVGNALGIEGLARVKSNVDSGVFRAIQQAVITALETPRREIDQLMTVYQRRRDLIVTGLNRLGWNLTPPKATLYVWVQVPQGYTSQEFANLLLDQCGIIVPPGNGYGKFGEGFFRIALTIPEAEMERAIARMEAAGIRY comes from the coding sequence ATGAAATTTTCTCAGCGTCTGGATAACATTCCACCTTACCTCTTTGCAGAAATTAATCGCAAACGCCAAAAACTACTCGCCCAAGGGATTGATTTAATTAATTTAGGTGTTGGTGATCCAGACCAACCTACCCTCCAACCAATTCTACAGGCGATGCACCAAGCCATTGATGATCCCAGTACCCATAATTATCCTCCTTATCAGGGAACAATGGCGTTTCGGGAAGCGGTGGCTGCTTTTATGGCGCGTCGCTACGGGGTTACGGATCTCAACCCAGAAACCGAAATTTTATCTTCCATTGGCTCAAAAGAAGCCATTCACAACACTTTTTTAGCCTTTGTTGATTCTGGAGACTATACCCTCATTCCTGATCCAGGTTATCCCGTTTATCAAACAGCAACCCTCTTTGCTGATGGTCAGCCCTATCCCATGCCTCTACGACCAGAAAATGATTTTTTACCTGATTTAAAGCAAATTCCCATAGAAATAGCTCAAAAAGCTAAACTGCTTTGGATCAATTATCCCAATAACCCCACAGGGGCATTGGCGAGTTTAGATTTTTTTGCAGAAGTGGTTGCCTTTTGTCGCCAACATGACATCTTACTCTGTCATGATCATGCCTATGCGGAAATGGCTTATGATGGTTATTTGCCCCCGAGTGTCTTGCAAGTGCCAGAAGCTAAAGAGTGCGCGATCGAGTTTCATAGTGCTTCTAAATCTTATAATATGACCGGTTGGCGCGTGGGATTTGTCGTCGGGAATGCTTTGGGAATTGAAGGGTTAGCCAGAGTCAAGAGTAATGTTGATTCAGGAGTCTTCCGAGCGATTCAACAGGCGGTCATTACCGCATTGGAAACGCCACGGAGAGAAATTGATCAGCTGATGACAGTTTATCAACGTCGTCGGGATCTTATTGTTACAGGCTTGAACCGTTTAGGTTGGAATCTGACACCACCAAAAGCCACCCTCTATGTTTGGGTCCAGGTTCCTCAGGGTTATACCTCCCAAGAATTTGCCAATTTGTTGTTAGATCAATGTGGGATTATTGTTCCTCCAGGCAATGGCTATGGCAAGTTTGGTGAAGGCTTTTTCCGCATTGCCTTAACCATACCAGAAGCAGAAATGGAACGCGCGATCGCGCGGATGGAAGCAGCAGGAATCCGCTATTAA
- a CDS encoding LON peptidase substrate-binding domain-containing protein: MASSTSMAVRELPLFPLPDVVLFPSRPLPLHIFEFRYRMMMNTILETDRRFGVLMFDPVKGDIATVGCCAEISQFQRLPDGRMKMLTLGQQRFRVLNWVREKPYRVGLVEWIEDESPDMDLRPLASDVEALLKDVVKLSAKLTDQKIELPDDIPDLPRELSFWVASNLYGVASEQQSLLEMQDTKARLDREAEILNSTRNHLAARTALKDALK; this comes from the coding sequence ATGGCATCCTCAACCTCTATGGCTGTAAGAGAACTTCCTCTTTTCCCGTTACCGGATGTAGTTCTATTTCCGAGTCGTCCTCTCCCACTGCACATTTTTGAGTTTCGTTATCGCATGATGATGAACACAATTTTAGAAACGGATCGTCGCTTTGGGGTGTTAATGTTTGATCCAGTCAAAGGAGATATTGCAACAGTGGGCTGTTGTGCAGAAATCTCTCAATTTCAGCGTCTTCCCGATGGTCGGATGAAAATGCTGACCCTCGGACAACAACGGTTTCGCGTCTTAAACTGGGTACGAGAAAAGCCTTATCGCGTGGGCTTAGTAGAATGGATTGAAGATGAAAGCCCAGACATGGATTTACGTCCTCTTGCTAGTGACGTAGAAGCCTTGTTAAAGGATGTCGTCAAGCTATCCGCTAAGTTAACGGATCAAAAAATTGAGCTTCCCGATGATATTCCAGACTTACCGCGAGAATTATCATTTTGGGTGGCGAGTAACCTGTATGGGGTTGCCTCAGAACAACAAAGTCTTCTTGAAATGCAAGATACAAAAGCCCGCTTAGATCGAGAAGCAGAAATTTTGAATTCCACTCGCAATCACCTCGCTGCGCGTACAGCGCTCAAAGATGCGTTGAAATAA
- a CDS encoding transglycosylase SLT domain-containing protein, producing MKSSARILLGLIFVALAGKLTSLLLGATKPQWIEQSREQMTVLLGGETSKMADPQTPKSLPPSEVFSLVSLPTPERISKLELILERGHQPDQNRARYLLAVTALENQQPDQALQYLDNLDMDYPLLTGYIRLKQADAYVMKGESENAAVIWSEIIENDFNSAIIGEARYHLGKKDPQNWETLIAEYPEHPRTHEIIQERLAKNPDQPALLKILSQQTPEAKGMNQVRDRLVSEYQNQLTPEDWSAIAQGYWETWEYGKAGEAYGNAPKTPKNLYRQARSLQVSGETGKAKQIYLELLKTFPDTEETGLGLRRLAGMVSRSEAIFYLDQVINQFPQEAPDALITQAQLLAAEGKTQLAQQARETLLNNYSQSDAAADYRWERAEAAAKQGNIKAAIDWVTAITEENPKDILAAKAGFWRGKWLQQQGETTAAETQFQETLSQYPESYYAWRSAVHLGLPVGDFDTIRDQMPKVVKPTSRPSLPAGSALLKELYRLGQDDAAWTLWQMETSNSSSLSVEEQFTDGVLRLTQAKYLQGIGQISSLQYRDEPAEIARWQNLRETPMYWQALFPFPYHKSILKWSQQRELNPLLTISLIRQESRFEKEIGSVAGAKGLMQIMPSTGEWVASKTNLKTYSLVNPEDNIQLGTWYLDYTHDRYDNHSMLAVASYNAGPGNVAKWVKRYGLADADEFVQNIPFPETKGYVEAVFGNYWNYLRLYNPEIQTHL from the coding sequence ATGAAGTCCTCCGCGCGGATTTTACTGGGGTTAATTTTTGTTGCCTTGGCGGGAAAGTTGACTAGTCTCCTGCTAGGGGCAACAAAACCGCAATGGATTGAACAAAGCCGAGAGCAAATGACCGTGTTATTGGGTGGAGAAACCAGTAAAATGGCTGACCCCCAAACACCGAAGTCATTGCCTCCTTCTGAAGTGTTTTCTCTGGTGTCTTTGCCCACACCAGAACGGATCAGCAAGCTGGAATTAATTTTAGAACGCGGTCATCAGCCAGACCAAAATCGCGCTCGTTATCTGCTAGCAGTTACCGCCTTAGAAAACCAGCAACCGGATCAAGCCCTTCAATATTTAGACAACTTAGACATGGATTATCCCTTACTCACGGGCTACATTCGTCTGAAACAGGCGGATGCTTATGTCATGAAAGGAGAGAGTGAAAATGCAGCAGTAATTTGGTCTGAAATTATCGAAAATGATTTTAATTCCGCAATTATTGGAGAAGCCCGATATCACTTAGGAAAAAAAGATCCGCAAAACTGGGAGACTTTAATCGCTGAGTATCCAGAACATCCTCGCACTCATGAGATTATTCAGGAGCGTTTAGCCAAGAATCCTGATCAACCGGCACTGCTGAAAATTTTGTCTCAGCAGACTCCAGAAGCCAAGGGAATGAATCAGGTGCGCGATCGGTTGGTGAGTGAATATCAGAATCAACTGACTCCTGAAGATTGGAGCGCGATCGCGCAAGGCTATTGGGAAACATGGGAATACGGCAAAGCAGGAGAAGCCTACGGTAACGCCCCCAAAACTCCGAAAAACCTCTATCGTCAGGCTCGATCCTTACAAGTCAGTGGCGAAACTGGTAAGGCGAAACAAATTTATCTAGAACTCCTGAAGACTTTTCCTGATACAGAAGAAACAGGCTTAGGCTTACGTCGCTTAGCGGGAATGGTATCCCGTTCAGAAGCAATCTTTTACTTGGATCAAGTGATTAATCAGTTTCCGCAAGAAGCCCCAGACGCGCTGATCACGCAAGCCCAACTTTTAGCAGCAGAAGGAAAAACCCAGTTAGCCCAACAAGCCAGAGAAACCTTATTAAATAACTATTCTCAGTCTGATGCAGCAGCAGACTATCGCTGGGAACGTGCAGAAGCAGCAGCCAAACAAGGCAATATCAAAGCAGCTATAGACTGGGTAACTGCGATTACTGAAGAAAATCCCAAGGACATCCTAGCAGCCAAAGCTGGATTCTGGCGGGGAAAATGGTTACAACAGCAAGGAGAAACCACAGCAGCCGAAACCCAATTTCAGGAAACCTTATCGCAATATCCAGAGTCTTATTATGCGTGGCGTTCTGCGGTGCATTTGGGTTTACCTGTGGGAGATTTTGATACCATTCGCGATCAAATGCCCAAGGTGGTGAAACCCACCTCTCGTCCTTCACTTCCTGCAGGTTCAGCGTTACTGAAAGAACTCTATCGACTGGGACAAGATGATGCAGCCTGGACTCTCTGGCAAATGGAAACGAGCAATTCATCTTCTTTATCTGTGGAGGAACAATTTACAGATGGCGTTTTAAGGCTAACGCAAGCAAAATATCTCCAAGGAATTGGTCAAATCTCATCCCTACAATATCGGGATGAACCTGCTGAAATTGCTCGTTGGCAAAATTTACGGGAAACGCCGATGTATTGGCAGGCTTTATTCCCTTTTCCCTATCACAAAAGTATTCTCAAGTGGTCTCAGCAACGAGAGTTGAATCCTCTCTTAACGATTAGTTTGATTCGTCAAGAATCCCGTTTTGAAAAAGAGATTGGTTCGGTTGCGGGGGCAAAAGGATTAATGCAAATTATGCCCAGTACAGGAGAATGGGTCGCCAGTAAGACCAATCTCAAAACCTATTCTTTAGTCAATCCCGAAGATAATATTCAGTTAGGAACGTGGTATTTAGATTACACTCACGACCGTTACGATAATCATTCGATGTTAGCCGTGGCGAGTTATAATGCTGGACCTGGGAATGTGGCAAAGTGGGTCAAGCGTTACGGGTTAGCCGATGCAGATGAATTTGTGCAAAATATTCCCTTTCCTGAAACAAAAGGCTATGTCGAAGCCGTTTTTGGCAATTACTGGAATTATTTACGACTCTATAATCCTGAGATTCAAACTCACCTATAG
- a CDS encoding ATP-binding protein — translation MILVSAGELIILNAGLKLSSEANPDLETTRIGSSTVFDNGINFVLKRNVSPMVNRLLFPASSEFTALCRSQVSNLQEGLNADRGAVYLTKELTSGTRQLIPIVVYPEDSSCWEETVEKDTIVTSDDSLLENTPFELPASASSTEVTPQLATAQPNLIPDVVNQNNQHQIVFPLLHENVMMGLLVVARQQAQWSQWEFTQIQRTATTIALACVLDQRQGLSQQQLREQQWQQQRQRDQLDDILHQLRNPLMALRTFGKLLLKRFQPEDDEKKRSLAENVLRESERLQQLLQEMGDYLDQIGTLTEEDVTVETQTKPLLGSDTTVKSLPPSQTLNLETLALNEVLQPIVNSMSAIAQDHKIDLKTDIPDHLPPIQANRKALQEVLSNLLDNAIKYTPEQGTVEVVICNDKPNQQGIIIRDNGAGIPPDDQPKIFQRHYRGVQSEGDIPGTGLGLAIARDYVEQMQGEIELISPAVPPENPTHGTAFIVWLKR, via the coding sequence TTGATTTTAGTTTCTGCAGGTGAGTTAATTATTTTAAACGCTGGTCTCAAACTTTCTTCAGAAGCCAATCCAGACCTAGAAACCACTAGAATAGGGAGTAGTACCGTTTTTGACAACGGAATCAACTTTGTCCTCAAGCGAAATGTTTCCCCAATGGTGAACCGACTTTTATTCCCCGCTAGCTCTGAATTTACCGCACTTTGCCGTTCGCAAGTGAGCAATTTACAAGAAGGATTAAATGCAGATCGCGGTGCGGTTTACTTAACGAAAGAATTGACATCTGGAACTCGACAGTTGATTCCCATTGTGGTCTATCCCGAAGATAGCAGTTGTTGGGAAGAGACAGTTGAAAAAGACACAATTGTTACATCCGATGATTCATTATTAGAAAATACTCCTTTTGAATTGCCAGCAAGTGCTTCTTCCACCGAGGTTACACCACAGTTAGCCACAGCGCAACCGAATCTGATCCCTGATGTGGTTAACCAAAACAATCAACATCAAATTGTTTTTCCGTTACTGCATGAAAATGTCATGATGGGGTTATTAGTCGTTGCTCGTCAACAAGCCCAGTGGAGTCAGTGGGAGTTTACCCAAATTCAGCGCACTGCAACAACGATCGCGCTGGCTTGCGTTTTAGATCAACGTCAGGGACTCTCGCAACAGCAACTTCGTGAACAACAATGGCAACAACAACGACAGCGAGATCAACTCGATGATATTCTGCACCAGTTACGAAACCCCCTCATGGCCCTACGTACCTTTGGGAAACTGCTGCTGAAACGGTTTCAGCCTGAGGATGATGAGAAAAAACGCTCCCTCGCCGAAAATGTGCTGCGAGAAAGTGAACGTCTCCAGCAATTACTGCAAGAAATGGGGGATTATTTGGATCAAATTGGAACCCTGACAGAAGAAGATGTCACTGTTGAGACCCAAACAAAACCGCTTCTCGGGAGTGATACAACTGTCAAATCCTTACCCCCAAGTCAGACCTTAAACTTAGAAACCTTAGCTTTGAATGAGGTATTGCAGCCAATTGTAAATTCCATGAGCGCGATCGCGCAAGACCATAAGATTGATCTCAAAACCGACATTCCCGATCATCTCCCCCCGATTCAAGCCAACCGCAAAGCCTTACAAGAAGTTCTGAGTAATCTCTTGGATAACGCCATCAAATACACCCCCGAACAAGGGACGGTTGAAGTCGTGATTTGTAACGACAAACCGAACCAACAAGGGATTATCATTCGGGATAATGGTGCTGGTATTCCGCCAGACGATCAACCCAAAATCTTTCAACGACATTATCGCGGAGTGCAGTCAGAAGGGGATATTCCAGGAACTGGCTTAGGCTTAGCCATTGCGCGGGATTATGTGGAACAAATGCAAGGTGAAATTGAATTAATCTCTCCAGCAGTTCCCCCTGAAAACCCCACCCATGGGACAGCTTTTATTGTTTGGCTGAAGCGGTAG
- the trmD gene encoding tRNA (guanosine(37)-N1)-methyltransferase TrmD, which yields MRFDVITLFPDFFHSPLNSGIVGRALQKQIADVNFVNPRDFAFDKHRRVDDEPYGGGVGMLLKPEPIFAAVESLPQLPKQEVILMTPQGEPMNQPLLRELATDFEQLVLICGHYEGVDERIRENLVTREVSLGDFILTCGEIPALALINGVIRLLPGTIGKADSLKAESFETELLDYPQYTKPARFRGWEVPPVLRSGNHGAIAQWRKEQQMKRTQERRPDLWEKWKKMNE from the coding sequence GTGCGTTTTGACGTTATTACTCTATTTCCTGATTTCTTCCACTCTCCCCTTAATTCTGGTATTGTTGGGAGAGCTCTGCAAAAACAAATTGCTGACGTGAATTTTGTCAACCCTCGGGATTTTGCCTTTGATAAGCATCGTCGGGTGGATGATGAACCCTATGGGGGAGGGGTGGGAATGTTATTAAAGCCCGAACCGATTTTTGCTGCGGTAGAATCTCTTCCGCAACTTCCGAAACAAGAAGTCATTTTGATGACACCACAGGGAGAACCGATGAATCAGCCCTTATTGCGAGAACTGGCGACTGATTTTGAGCAATTGGTGTTAATTTGTGGTCATTATGAAGGGGTGGATGAACGAATTCGTGAAAATTTAGTAACTCGTGAAGTGTCTTTAGGGGATTTTATCCTCACTTGTGGCGAAATCCCTGCCTTAGCTTTGATTAATGGCGTGATTCGCTTACTTCCAGGGACAATTGGAAAAGCAGATTCTTTGAAAGCAGAGAGTTTTGAAACGGAATTGTTAGATTATCCGCAATATACGAAACCTGCAAGATTTCGAGGATGGGAAGTTCCGCCTGTGTTACGCTCTGGAAATCATGGCGCGATCGCGCAGTGGCGAAAAGAACAACAAATGAAACGCACTCAAGAACGTCGCCCAGATTTGTGGGAAAAATGGAAAAAAATGAACGAATAA
- a CDS encoding DUF29 domain-containing protein yields the protein MYDIDRDYDLWLQQQADFLRNGKFEALDVDHLIEELEALVRGEKSAVESLTINIMVHLLYCQYWTSQTINQNHWRGEIVNFRAQLESKLTTNLKKHLQHRLDYLYGKAKKIVELKSGMTIPETSYSLEEVLDDNFLP from the coding sequence ATGTATGACATTGATCGCGACTACGATTTATGGCTGCAACAACAAGCTGATTTTTTACGAAACGGTAAATTTGAAGCCTTAGATGTGGATCATTTAATTGAGGAATTAGAGGCTTTGGTGAGGGGAGAAAAAAGTGCCGTTGAAAGTTTGACAATCAACATTATGGTACATTTACTTTACTGTCAATATTGGACTTCTCAAACAATCAATCAGAATCATTGGCGAGGTGAAATTGTCAATTTTCGGGCGCAACTGGAATCTAAGTTAACAACCAACTTAAAAAAACATCTTCAACATCGCTTAGACTATTTGTATGGGAAGGCTAAAAAAATTGTAGAACTTAAATCGGGAATGACAATTCCAGAAACTTCCTATTCTCTAGAAGAAGTTTTGGATGATAATTTTTTGCCTTAG
- a CDS encoding DUF3326 domain-containing protein, translating to MTQRPFTVALIVPTGIGASIGGYAGDALPIARAIAQISDQVITHPNVLNGAQLYWSLPNVYYVEGYGLDQFAANRWGLRPVHQNRVGLILDQGIEPELQLRHLQAAEAVKTTLGVNMGEYIVTDAPLDVQLQTADSGASWGTIGQPDSLLRAAEILIKQGKVSAIAVVARFPDDMDAEALTSYRQGQGVDALAGAEAVISHLIVREFQIPCAHAPALSPLPADATVSPRAAAEELGYTFLPCVLVGLSRAPQFITHPQPSVDLNADAVDAVVIPANAAGGSAVLSWSQSQTPIIAVEDNQTTMEVTPESLGIKTIRVQSYLEAVGVLVAQRSGMNPDALRLPVSSLCRLN from the coding sequence GTGACTCAACGTCCGTTTACAGTTGCTTTAATTGTTCCCACAGGAATTGGGGCAAGCATTGGCGGTTATGCAGGGGATGCGTTACCGATTGCCCGCGCGATCGCGCAAATTAGTGATCAAGTCATTACCCATCCCAATGTCCTCAATGGCGCACAACTCTATTGGTCTTTGCCCAATGTTTATTATGTGGAAGGCTATGGCTTGGATCAGTTTGCTGCCAACCGTTGGGGCTTGCGTCCTGTGCATCAAAACCGTGTCGGATTAATTTTAGACCAAGGCATTGAACCAGAATTGCAATTGCGTCATCTGCAAGCAGCAGAAGCGGTAAAAACTACTCTTGGGGTGAATATGGGGGAATATATCGTGACGGATGCCCCCCTTGATGTGCAGTTGCAAACGGCTGATTCTGGGGCAAGTTGGGGGACGATTGGACAACCAGATAGTTTATTAAGGGCTGCGGAAATCTTAATCAAGCAAGGAAAAGTGAGCGCGATCGCGGTGGTTGCTCGTTTTCCCGATGATATGGACGCAGAAGCCCTCACTAGCTATCGTCAAGGTCAAGGGGTGGATGCCCTCGCTGGTGCAGAAGCCGTCATTTCCCATTTGATTGTCCGTGAATTTCAAATTCCCTGCGCCCATGCCCCTGCTTTAAGCCCCCTTCCTGCGGATGCAACTGTCTCCCCTCGTGCTGCCGCCGAAGAATTAGGCTATACGTTTCTTCCTTGTGTTTTAGTGGGTTTATCTCGCGCTCCCCAATTTATCACCCATCCTCAACCTTCTGTCGATTTAAACGCCGATGCGGTGGATGCAGTTGTGATTCCAGCTAATGCTGCAGGCGGAAGTGCGGTTTTAAGTTGGAGTCAATCCCAGACACCAATTATTGCGGTGGAAGATAATCAAACTACAATGGAAGTTACCCCTGAGTCTTTGGGAATTAAAACCATTCGTGTCCAATCTTATTTAGAGGCTGTAGGGGTCTTAGTGGCTCAGCGCAGTGGGATGAATCCTGATGCGTTACGTTTGCCTGTCTCGTCTTTGTGTCGCTTAAATTAA